TCATGATCCAGTAGCTTTGAAAGCGAATATCTGTGCCAACTTAGAAGTTGCATCGCTACGAATCGCTGATGGCCAGAATCAATGGCCGAGTGGAGGGCCGATAGGAAATCATTCCAAGCTCATTATCGCCGATGAGCAAGCATTCTATCTTGGTTCGCAGAATCTCTACCCTTCAAATCTACAAGAATTCGGTTTAGTCATGGATAGTGAGACGTTCACAGGAGAACTGATCGATCAATATTGGCAGCCGATCTGGAGTCGGCTTGAAGTGTTCGCAAGTACTTGCGAAACCTTGGGATTCTGAAATTAGAGCCAGTTTCTAAGCTATCTGACGCCCTAAAAGAGCCCAAGAATACATCGTGTATTTACGGGCGCGATATTCAAGTTTTGCAGATTTTAGAGGTTTTCCACTATAGTTATTTCTTTGACTCTGATTTTGCTTCCCTTAGTATGTTTGAATATAGCCAGGAATTCCTGTGCCAAAGCTATTGCCATAGTTGTCCCAAGATAGCCCGAAAGCCCGAGCAATGTCGAGAAACAAACTAGACATTCCAGCTCCTCGGCAATCGATAGCTCGTCTACGGGCCACAGGGCTATGCTGACCACTGATCGTTAGGACTCCGGGGTTTTCCATCTGATGGTTACCGCCACCCACTTCTGACATCACCAGGATCAGAGTGTGATCGATCAAGGCACCGCCAAAAACAGGATCTATTCGTCTGGTGAGCTCATCCACGAGATAAGCAATCATCATGTTATACCAGCGTGTTTGGGAATCGAAAAGTGCGCTTTCATTGTGAGAGCTGACATGACTCCTGGTTTCGTTATAGTTTAGTTTCTCACCTGAACCAAAAGAGCCCATATAAGGGCGAATGCTTGGGAAATTGATTTTCAGAGACTCATCTTGAGCCGCCATAAATTGAAACGAAAATATCTTAGAAACATCAGCTTGCATCATGGTTGCAATGTTCTTCATCTGGGCCTTGCAGATGTCCTCTGCTTCTTCGTTTATTCCACCCATGCTTACTGATGGCCTAACTAATTCAACACCATCACCGAAACCAGCTTCTAGGACCTTCTGGTAGTATTGTAACGAGTTTTCATGGGCTATTAGCTTCTGAGCTTGAGATGTTGGAAGGTCAATGCTCTGCATGAGATCAAGGTTTTCCATGAGTGCAGATAGAATCCGCTTACGGCTAGCAGTCTGAGGATTCCCTTGATCTCCTCCACCAAGATCACCAATCAGCTGATCGTATACCTGTAGGGGATCGTCGGCAGGGACAATAGATCGCCCAGACTCATCGGTGAAGGGCATATATTCGGAACCCTTGGCAAGACTAGTCCAAAGACCGAGATGTATATTGTTCGTCAATCTTCCAGGTATGCTCATTCCTAAACTTGTATCAAAGCTCATATGGCCTGGAACTCCACCTGAAAAAACCCCGCGACAGGCTTCGGGGTGACTCGAACTGCCGCCATGCCCAGCGTAGGAAAGGTTCTTGAAAAGTGTTAGCTTATCCAAATGATTCGTTAACGGTTCAAGGGGACTCCTGCTGAGGCTAGCTGGGCTCAGCTCTCCAATGGGGTAGGAGTGCCAGCGATCTCGAACGCAGCCATTTGGGTAGTAGATCATCACAAAGCGTTTTAACGAAGGTGCTGCTAGAAGAGAAGACCAGCCAAGAGCGTCGACGCAAGCTAGGAAGCTACCACTCTTGATCATGTTGCGAATAAAGTCGCGGCGTTTCGATTTCAATTGAAGGGCTTTCATGGTGGCACTCCTTTCAACGACGTAGAATGTAGTTTTTAAGCTGTGTGCTGGCTAAGATCATGTCGATCATGCTCATGTTACTTGCCCCGAGCTTAAACGGTTTGCCCATAGTATCAAGTGTGCAGCTTGATGAATCATCTTCGCGGAATCCTCGGCTGTAGCGATACCATTGTCTGACAAAGCAGGCCTTTCCATTTCGGCTTTGAGCGATCAAGTTTGCAAGGTCGCCCATTTCATGGAAGGTTTCAACTGGTGCATCAGCCCTCAGAAATGTTTCAGCGGAGTTAAGACTGCCTATGGAACCTAGAATATCTAGCTGTTTTACAGTGCCGTCGGGGGTTGTTTCGAACTCCCTAAATTGGCCGAGATGGTCGAACCCTTCCAGGCCAAAGCCGATGCCATCGATATGCTGATGACAGACTTTGCAATCTGGCTTGATGTGAGCTTCAAATCGTTCTTTCACTGTTAAGCTAGGATCTGAAAAAGGTTTTAACTCAGCTCCTATGGGCGGTGGAGGAAAATCCTGACAGAGCAGCTGTCGCCGTATAAAAAGCCCCCGCTTGATGGGATGAGTGGTTTCCGAGCTAGCCTGGGTTGTTAGTATTGCTGCCTTTCCCAGAATACCGCGCCTTTCCCCTGGACTCCCAAGCATCGATACCTCTTGCCAATCATCGCCGCCTGGCCATGATATTCCATAGTGCCGGGCGAGTCTTTGGGTCATTGGGCTGGTCGTTGCTAGGAGTAAGGCCTCATAGGTTCCACCTGCGAACAGGATGCTCTCGACAAACTGGAGGGCTTCCTGTTTCATGTCCTCTTTAAGCTGGGCATCAATGTCTCCATGGATTGGTCTATCAAGGTCGAGCCAACCTAAGATAAATCGCTTCATAGCCGGTCGTGCTTCTGGAGAATTAAGAAGCCGTGAAGCCTGTTTTTTAATCTCTAGGGGGTCTGTTAACCGCCCTTTCATGGCGGCATCAATCAGTTCTCGGTCTGGTGGACTAGCCCAAAATGTGTATGAAAGAAGGCTTGCGATTTCAAAGTCGCTCAATTGAAAATAGCCTTTTGCAGCAACTGATGGCAGCATTCGGCCCATCTCGCTGCGATAAAGAGTGGCTGGAGAGCTGAGTATAGCGATGGTCATTTCCCTGATCCCTCCCAGCTCATAGAGTTTTTTATAGATATTGAACTCAGCTTCCAATATTGGTCTTCGGAAGGCTTCGAGGCTGAAAGACCTTATGAAGCAGTCGATAGTCGTACATTCAGGCCTCAGGCTGAGAATACTGCCCACAGCAGTCAAGGCATATTCAGCAACCTGGAGGTATGCTTTCCCATGATTCTTTACAAATATCTTGCTTGCATCCGTTTTAAAACCGTTGAATGGAAGGTCAGGGGGAAGGAGTCCCGCTGGAATCTTGAAATTTGGCAGTTGGAGGAGTTTTGCAATGGTGTTTTCGTACTCAACGTTGCTCAGCAACACGAGCCGACGTGGCTCAGGTAGGAGGTCTTCTAGGCGATTACATGCCCCTGATGGAGCTTCGAAGCCATCACCGAGAATCATTCCAGCGATGTTACTGGCGCAGTTTCCAACACAAACATTAGCTTGGCCCTTGGGCATATAGTTCGAGATGTAGCTGGTAAGTGATGCAAGACTATATCGTTCCTTAATAGCAACGAAAGGAATTCCGCCATCTCCTTTCAATCCGTGACAAGCTGCACACAGACGCTGAAAATTTTGCCGCCCGTCCATATACGGGTCTTCGATCGCTTCATAGACTGCTAGAAGAGTGATGGACCGTTGATCATCAACGATCAGCTGGGTTTCTGCCTCGTTGGGGTCTAGCAATAATCCCACGCCAGTCCCCTCCCAGTTTAAAAATCGCAGTCCTTTGCCACTGGGCTTGGCTTTTACATGCAAAATAGTACCAGTCTGGAATAGTTTGCCAGATAGATTTTTAGAATTCCCTTCAAGATAGATTCCACCGTTGCCGATCTGAACTTGGGTCCCTGTTATCGATGGCTCTGGAATCGGAGCTGTTGTGGACCAGCTATTACCATGGAGCCAAAGGTTTGAACCGCTAGAAATGCGATGATCTTGGGTCTGGCATTGGCTGTTGCCGCAATTAAAGATCACACTGAGATTGTCACGGTTGTCTATGAGTTCGCTATTGAGCGCGGTACGAAACCAGAGTCCACCTGAACGCAAGTCTCTTTCCATAGCAACACCTGGCCATTGATCAGAAAGAAAATTAATGAGAACTCCATCACGCTCATCCCAAAGCCAGATGTGAATCGGATTTGGTAGCCATGGTTGGGGTTGATAGAAATGTAAGCTAAAACCTTGACCAACATTCGATACTGGAATTTGCAGCTCTTTTCCCAAGCCACTTGCTGTGATAATTGCATTTCCCGCTATCTCACCGGCAGTGATGAGGCCAGTTGCAGAAACATGGGCAACATTGCTATTGCTACTCATCCAGGCCAGTCGATGATTGATGATGGCAGAATTTCCTTGTTCGTTGGTGCCTTTCACAAACAGCTGTTGCTCTTCTCCGGCTATTAAAGTGGGAAATTGCTGGGGTAGGATAGACCATGCCGATCGATCTTGCGTCATTGCTTCAAAGCCTAGAGCAAGCTGCGTGATGGCAAGCCCGAGGCCTAGTAAAAACGTAATAATCGAGTTCATGGTACCTCCAAAAGTGAATGGACCTCATATTTCCTACGTGA
This DNA window, taken from Pseudobacteriovorax antillogorgiicola, encodes the following:
- a CDS encoding DUF1592 domain-containing protein, which encodes MNSIITFLLGLGLAITQLALGFEAMTQDRSAWSILPQQFPTLIAGEEQQLFVKGTNEQGNSAIINHRLAWMSSNSNVAHVSATGLITAGEIAGNAIITASGLGKELQIPVSNVGQGFSLHFYQPQPWLPNPIHIWLWDERDGVLINFLSDQWPGVAMERDLRSGGLWFRTALNSELIDNRDNLSVIFNCGNSQCQTQDHRISSGSNLWLHGNSWSTTAPIPEPSITGTQVQIGNGGIYLEGNSKNLSGKLFQTGTILHVKAKPSGKGLRFLNWEGTGVGLLLDPNEAETQLIVDDQRSITLLAVYEAIEDPYMDGRQNFQRLCAACHGLKGDGGIPFVAIKERYSLASLTSYISNYMPKGQANVCVGNCASNIAGMILGDGFEAPSGACNRLEDLLPEPRRLVLLSNVEYENTIAKLLQLPNFKIPAGLLPPDLPFNGFKTDASKIFVKNHGKAYLQVAEYALTAVGSILSLRPECTTIDCFIRSFSLEAFRRPILEAEFNIYKKLYELGGIREMTIAILSSPATLYRSEMGRMLPSVAAKGYFQLSDFEIASLLSYTFWASPPDRELIDAAMKGRLTDPLEIKKQASRLLNSPEARPAMKRFILGWLDLDRPIHGDIDAQLKEDMKQEALQFVESILFAGGTYEALLLATTSPMTQRLARHYGISWPGGDDWQEVSMLGSPGERRGILGKAAILTTQASSETTHPIKRGLFIRRQLLCQDFPPPPIGAELKPFSDPSLTVKERFEAHIKPDCKVCHQHIDGIGFGLEGFDHLGQFREFETTPDGTVKQLDILGSIGSLNSAETFLRADAPVETFHEMGDLANLIAQSRNGKACFVRQWYRYSRGFREDDSSSCTLDTMGKPFKLGASNMSMIDMILASTQLKNYILRR
- a CDS encoding DUF1552 domain-containing protein — protein: MKALQLKSKRRDFIRNMIKSGSFLACVDALGWSSLLAAPSLKRFVMIYYPNGCVRDRWHSYPIGELSPASLSRSPLEPLTNHLDKLTLFKNLSYAGHGGSSSHPEACRGVFSGGVPGHMSFDTSLGMSIPGRLTNNIHLGLWTSLAKGSEYMPFTDESGRSIVPADDPLQVYDQLIGDLGGGDQGNPQTASRKRILSALMENLDLMQSIDLPTSQAQKLIAHENSLQYYQKVLEAGFGDGVELVRPSVSMGGINEEAEDICKAQMKNIATMMQADVSKIFSFQFMAAQDESLKINFPSIRPYMGSFGSGEKLNYNETRSHVSSHNESALFDSQTRWYNMMIAYLVDELTRRIDPVFGGALIDHTLILVMSEVGGGNHQMENPGVLTISGQHSPVARRRAIDCRGAGMSSLFLDIARAFGLSWDNYGNSFGTGIPGYIQTY